The proteins below come from a single Anguilla rostrata isolate EN2019 chromosome 3, ASM1855537v3, whole genome shotgun sequence genomic window:
- the LOC135250558 gene encoding basic immunoglobulin-like variable motif-containing protein isoform X1, with translation MPNAAESQGASASLSGGVDRAAPSRPPGRDDDHGLLLGSLARDSLRPRRASSAEVRVPWTCPVTHSREKFYTVCSDYALLNHAAMVYRPPPATARDSPASTQESDPSFGQSTAAGCANMGIDGDCENMEVVSSSHGKPVLAWEIDTTDFDAVLTRKTRTSNQKKSSSKKMKTSDKHSRNLQDIPQQATIEEIKQRKVLDLRRWYCISRPQYKTSCGISSLISCWNFLYSTLGAGSLPPISQEEALHILGFQPPFEEIKFGPFTGNATLMRWFRQINDNFRVRGCSYILYKPYGKHKTAGETAEGALLKLTQGLKDESMAYIYHCQNHYFCPIGFEATPLKAAKAYRGPLPTNEMEHWILIGEPSRKHPAIHCKKWADIVTDLNTQNPEYLDIRHTERGIQYRKTKKVGGNLHCIMAFQRVNWQKLGPWALNLENLRHDLHHQGADRGSSGASDDPEEKPSAKHSGRLGRSLSAGYQKETSWKRLSNTYEYRHGGSPESEADEEATD, from the exons ATGCCTAACGCTGCGGAAAGTCAAGGAGCAAGCGCGAGCTTATCCGGGGGCGTCGACCGCGCGGCCCCGAGCAGGCCACCTGGCAGAGACGATGATCACGGCCTGCTCCTCGGCTCTTTGGCCAGGGACTCCTTGAGACCACGGCGGGCGTCAAGTGCGGAGGTGCGCGTCCCCTGGACGTGCCCTGTCACTCACTCCAGAGAGAAGTTCTACACTGTGTGCTCCGACTACGCCCTCCTCAACCACGCTGCCATGGTGTACCGGCCGCCGCCCGCGACCGCCAGGGACTCGCCCGCAAGCACCCAGGAGAGCGACCCTTCTTTTGGCCAATCCACCGCAGCCGGCTGCGCTAACATGGGCATAGATGGAGACTGTGAAAACATGGAGGTGGTTTCCTCCAGCCATGGGAAGCCCGTCCTGGCCTGGGAGATCGACACGACCGATTTTGATGCTGTCTTGACGAGAAAAACCAGGACAA gtaaTCAGAAAAAATCCAGCTCTAAGAAGATGAAGACTTCAGACAAACATAGTAGGAATCTGCAAGACATCCCACAGCAGGCTACCATTGAAGAAATTAAACAGAGGAAGGTCCTGGACCTTAGGAGATG GTATTGCATCAGCCGTCCACAATATAAGACTTCCTGCGGTATATCCTCTCTAATTTCCTGCTGGAACTTTTTGTACAGCACGCTTGGAGCAGGGAG tcTTCCGCCCATCTCCCAGGAGGAGGCGCTGCACATACTGGGGTTCCAGCCCCCGTTTGAGGAGATCAAGTTCGGGCCCTTCACGGGCAACGCCACCCTGATGCG ATGGTTCAGGCAGATCAATGATAATTTCCGCGTGCGCGGCTGCTCCTATATTCTGTACAAGCCGTACGGAAAACACAAGACCGCAGGAGAGacgg CTGAGGGGGCTTTACTGAAACTAACCCAGGGTCTGAAGGATGAGTCCATGGCCTATATCTACCACTGTCAGAACCACTACTTCTGTCCGATTGGCTTCGAGGCCACGCCCCTCAAAGCTGCCAAGGCCTACAG GGGCCCGCTTCCAACGAATGAAATGGAGCACTGGATTCTCATTGGTGAACCAAGCAGGAAACACCCAGCCATTCACTGCAAAAA GTGGGCGGACATCGTGACTGATCTCAACACGCAGAACCCAGAATACCTGGACATCCGTCACACGGAGCGGGGTATTCAGTACAGAAAAACCAAAAAG GTGGGAGGAAACCTGCACTGCATCATGGCCTTCCAGAGGGTTAACTGGCAGAAGCTAGGCCCTTGGGCTCTCAACCTGGAGAACCTGCGGCATGacctccaccaccagggggcagaccGGGGCTCCAGTGGGGCTTCAGATGATCCCGAAGAGAAGCCCTCCGCCAAGCACTCAGGCCGCCTTGGACGGTCACTGAGTGCAGGGTACCAGAAAGAGACCTCCTGGAAACGCCTGTCAAACACCTACGAGTACAGGCACGGGGGGTCACCTGAGAGCGAGGCCGACGAGGAAGCAACCGACTGA
- the LOC135250558 gene encoding basic immunoglobulin-like variable motif-containing protein isoform X2 produces the protein MPNAAESQGASASLSGGVDRAAPSRPPGRDDDHGLLLGSLARDSLRPRRASSAEVRVPWTCPVTHSREKFYTVCSDYALLNHAAMVYRPPPATARDSPASTQESDPSFGQSTAAGCANMGIDGDCENMEVVSSSHGKPVLAWEIDTTDFDAVLTRKTRTSNQKKSSSKKMKTSDKHSRNLQDIPQQATIEEIKQRKVLDLRRCLPPISQEEALHILGFQPPFEEIKFGPFTGNATLMRWFRQINDNFRVRGCSYILYKPYGKHKTAGETAEGALLKLTQGLKDESMAYIYHCQNHYFCPIGFEATPLKAAKAYRGPLPTNEMEHWILIGEPSRKHPAIHCKKWADIVTDLNTQNPEYLDIRHTERGIQYRKTKKVGGNLHCIMAFQRVNWQKLGPWALNLENLRHDLHHQGADRGSSGASDDPEEKPSAKHSGRLGRSLSAGYQKETSWKRLSNTYEYRHGGSPESEADEEATD, from the exons ATGCCTAACGCTGCGGAAAGTCAAGGAGCAAGCGCGAGCTTATCCGGGGGCGTCGACCGCGCGGCCCCGAGCAGGCCACCTGGCAGAGACGATGATCACGGCCTGCTCCTCGGCTCTTTGGCCAGGGACTCCTTGAGACCACGGCGGGCGTCAAGTGCGGAGGTGCGCGTCCCCTGGACGTGCCCTGTCACTCACTCCAGAGAGAAGTTCTACACTGTGTGCTCCGACTACGCCCTCCTCAACCACGCTGCCATGGTGTACCGGCCGCCGCCCGCGACCGCCAGGGACTCGCCCGCAAGCACCCAGGAGAGCGACCCTTCTTTTGGCCAATCCACCGCAGCCGGCTGCGCTAACATGGGCATAGATGGAGACTGTGAAAACATGGAGGTGGTTTCCTCCAGCCATGGGAAGCCCGTCCTGGCCTGGGAGATCGACACGACCGATTTTGATGCTGTCTTGACGAGAAAAACCAGGACAA gtaaTCAGAAAAAATCCAGCTCTAAGAAGATGAAGACTTCAGACAAACATAGTAGGAATCTGCAAGACATCCCACAGCAGGCTACCATTGAAGAAATTAAACAGAGGAAGGTCCTGGACCTTAGGAGATG tcTTCCGCCCATCTCCCAGGAGGAGGCGCTGCACATACTGGGGTTCCAGCCCCCGTTTGAGGAGATCAAGTTCGGGCCCTTCACGGGCAACGCCACCCTGATGCG ATGGTTCAGGCAGATCAATGATAATTTCCGCGTGCGCGGCTGCTCCTATATTCTGTACAAGCCGTACGGAAAACACAAGACCGCAGGAGAGacgg CTGAGGGGGCTTTACTGAAACTAACCCAGGGTCTGAAGGATGAGTCCATGGCCTATATCTACCACTGTCAGAACCACTACTTCTGTCCGATTGGCTTCGAGGCCACGCCCCTCAAAGCTGCCAAGGCCTACAG GGGCCCGCTTCCAACGAATGAAATGGAGCACTGGATTCTCATTGGTGAACCAAGCAGGAAACACCCAGCCATTCACTGCAAAAA GTGGGCGGACATCGTGACTGATCTCAACACGCAGAACCCAGAATACCTGGACATCCGTCACACGGAGCGGGGTATTCAGTACAGAAAAACCAAAAAG GTGGGAGGAAACCTGCACTGCATCATGGCCTTCCAGAGGGTTAACTGGCAGAAGCTAGGCCCTTGGGCTCTCAACCTGGAGAACCTGCGGCATGacctccaccaccagggggcagaccGGGGCTCCAGTGGGGCTTCAGATGATCCCGAAGAGAAGCCCTCCGCCAAGCACTCAGGCCGCCTTGGACGGTCACTGAGTGCAGGGTACCAGAAAGAGACCTCCTGGAAACGCCTGTCAAACACCTACGAGTACAGGCACGGGGGGTCACCTGAGAGCGAGGCCGACGAGGAAGCAACCGACTGA